From the genome of Neisseria lisongii, one region includes:
- a CDS encoding YecA family protein, whose amino-acid sequence MQNQTDSELWQQLAELLDTKAENGRVMRSDEVQAFMMAIASGPDALAETDWQPEVLGEGPFDETERQAVIKLCETLFADIKTAIAGKKLPDLWLYQDEAGNADVYTWCNAYLYALDIVPTDWFETADQEEFEDLFYPIMALGGIYDEEENGEVIVHFSDKELIQLEAELPQALLEIALYWHAVINKPTTVRREGGKIGRNDPCPCSSGKKYKACCGKN is encoded by the coding sequence ATGCAAAACCAAACCGACAGCGAATTATGGCAGCAGCTTGCCGAGCTGCTCGACACCAAAGCCGAAAACGGCAGAGTCATGCGCAGCGACGAAGTACAGGCCTTTATGATGGCAATCGCTTCCGGGCCGGACGCATTGGCAGAGACCGACTGGCAGCCCGAAGTATTGGGCGAGGGACCGTTTGACGAAACCGAACGCCAAGCCGTTATCAAATTATGCGAAACCCTGTTCGCCGACATCAAAACCGCCATTGCCGGGAAAAAACTCCCCGATTTATGGCTCTATCAAGACGAAGCAGGCAATGCCGATGTTTATACATGGTGCAACGCCTACCTTTACGCCTTGGACATCGTCCCGACCGATTGGTTTGAAACAGCCGATCAGGAAGAATTTGAAGACCTGTTCTACCCGATAATGGCACTGGGCGGCATTTACGACGAAGAAGAAAACGGCGAAGTCATCGTTCATTTCAGCGATAAAGAACTGATCCAACTCGAAGCCGAACTCCCGCAGGCCCTGCTCGAAATCGCCCTGTATTGGCACGCCGTTATCAACAAACCGACCACCGTCCGCCGGGAAGGCGGAAAAATCGGCCGCAACGACCCATGCCCGTGCAGCAGCGGCAAAAAATACAAAGCCTGCTGCGGCAAAAACTGA
- a CDS encoding IS110 family transposase, protein MMDTPFYFIGIDIAKLKFDVAVKKSAKVYQHHQFENHPQGFAALSEWLNSFSDKPLYIVMEATNVYHERLCEYLYAAGHSVVVINPKCAANFAKGLNLRSKTDKADAKLLARLAESYVHEFDLWQPKGNNEKALLRQLRHLEHLKAALTKEKVRLQMLLDEYAMASSERLIAFLECEVKTVETHIHQLVKQDDQLKHNHHLLSSIPAISKTTACWLLAILGDGTRFKNGRAAATYAGLTPMVRQSGTSVDKRVGISRIGQSDLRKILYMPAVSFCFGKYKDSIYSPFVQRLLERNKLAKKAVIVALMRKLVTIAQSVLKYQQPFNEERYAKMCLDKA, encoded by the coding sequence ATGATGGACACCCCATTTTATTTTATCGGCATCGATATTGCCAAGTTAAAGTTCGATGTTGCGGTCAAAAAATCCGCAAAAGTGTATCAACACCACCAGTTTGAGAACCATCCGCAAGGTTTTGCTGCTTTGAGCGAATGGCTGAACAGCTTTTCGGATAAGCCGCTCTATATCGTGATGGAAGCGACAAACGTCTATCACGAAAGGTTGTGCGAATACTTATATGCGGCCGGACATTCGGTAGTCGTGATTAATCCCAAATGTGCCGCCAACTTTGCCAAAGGTTTGAACTTACGTTCCAAAACCGACAAAGCGGATGCCAAATTACTTGCCCGCTTAGCCGAAAGCTATGTTCATGAGTTTGACCTGTGGCAACCGAAGGGCAATAACGAAAAAGCCTTATTGCGCCAACTTCGTCATCTCGAACATTTAAAAGCAGCGCTGACCAAAGAAAAAGTCCGGCTGCAGATGCTGTTGGACGAGTATGCGATGGCTTCGTCCGAACGTCTGATTGCTTTTCTTGAGTGCGAAGTCAAAACCGTTGAAACGCATATTCATCAGTTGGTGAAACAGGATGATCAGTTGAAACACAACCATCATCTGCTGAGCAGTATTCCCGCCATCAGCAAAACCACAGCCTGTTGGCTGCTCGCCATACTGGGCGACGGCACTCGGTTTAAAAACGGAAGGGCTGCTGCGACCTATGCCGGACTGACCCCGATGGTCAGACAATCGGGAACGAGTGTAGATAAGCGGGTCGGTATCTCCCGTATCGGACAGAGTGATTTGAGGAAGATACTCTATATGCCGGCCGTGTCGTTTTGCTTTGGCAAATATAAGGACAGTATTTACAGCCCGTTTGTCCAACGCTTGCTGGAGCGTAATAAACTGGCAAAAAAAGCCGTGATTGTGGCTCTGATGCGTAAACTCGTGACCATTGCCCAATCTGTATTGAAGTACCAACAACCCTTTAATGAAGAACGCTATGCGAAAATGTGTCTGGATAAGGCTTGA
- a CDS encoding TrmH family RNA methyltransferase has product MKTIISAHNEQLKHLAKLLTQSKTRLQHRQAVLEGVHLLQTYLQSGALPEQVYLSPTRAAHPEAAELLAQLPPEKITLVEGEALAKITSLTEADDVMSLIALPEAKPLPQSGDCVVLAGVQDPGNAGTIIRSAAAAGVKQMIVGSGSVDIWSPKVLRASMGAVFLAEIHTRADIADWLCSYRDTVWATALREQHQVSLYQADLRVPSAWIFGNEGSGIAPEILAKVPFAVRIPMAEGTESLNVAMAATVCLFEQMRQRLQ; this is encoded by the coding sequence ATGAAAACCATTATTTCCGCCCACAACGAGCAGCTCAAACATCTGGCGAAGCTGCTCACCCAAAGCAAAACACGTTTGCAGCACCGTCAGGCAGTGTTGGAAGGCGTACATCTGCTGCAAACTTATCTGCAAAGCGGCGCTTTGCCCGAACAGGTTTACCTTTCGCCGACACGGGCGGCACACCCCGAAGCGGCAGAGCTGTTAGCGCAGCTTCCGCCAGAAAAAATTACACTGGTTGAGGGCGAAGCGCTGGCAAAAATCACCAGCCTGACCGAGGCCGATGATGTAATGAGCCTGATTGCCTTGCCCGAAGCCAAACCGCTACCGCAAAGCGGCGACTGCGTGGTGCTGGCAGGCGTGCAAGACCCCGGCAATGCGGGAACGATTATCCGCAGCGCCGCCGCCGCAGGCGTGAAACAGATGATTGTCGGCAGCGGCAGCGTGGATATTTGGTCGCCCAAAGTGCTGCGTGCCAGCATGGGCGCAGTGTTTTTGGCGGAAATCCATACCCGTGCCGACATTGCCGACTGGCTTTGCAGCTATCGGGATACCGTGTGGGCGACCGCCTTGCGCGAGCAGCATCAGGTCAGCCTGTATCAAGCCGATTTGCGTGTACCGTCGGCATGGATTTTCGGCAACGAAGGCAGCGGCATCGCACCCGAAATCTTAGCAAAAGTGCCGTTTGCCGTCCGCATACCGATGGCGGAGGGAACAGAATCGCTGAACGTAGCCATGGCGGCAACAGTGTGCCTGTTTGAACAAATGCGGCAACGCTTACAGTAA
- a CDS encoding DNA glycosylase — protein MTEAIIETHPFPPLLPPHATVMLMGTFPPKADKHAMAFHYPNFQNDMWRIYGLVFFNNAQYFQKSGEKAFDADKIKAFLWEKGIASCPTVAKAIRLQDNASDKFLKIVETVDLEKVLAQLPDCRKIATTGGKATEVLLDIMPSENGQSGKSAAQMPKTNQTIVYPFGGRDLTLTRLPSTSRAYPLSLAAKTAAYRAFFEAAGLV, from the coding sequence ATGACCGAAGCCATCATCGAAACCCACCCCTTCCCGCCGCTTTTGCCGCCGCACGCCACCGTAATGCTGATGGGAACGTTTCCGCCCAAGGCCGACAAACACGCCATGGCGTTTCACTACCCGAATTTCCAAAACGATATGTGGCGCATTTACGGCTTGGTGTTTTTCAACAATGCGCAATATTTCCAAAAAAGCGGCGAAAAAGCCTTCGATGCCGACAAAATCAAAGCCTTTTTATGGGAAAAAGGCATCGCTTCCTGTCCGACCGTCGCCAAAGCCATACGCCTGCAGGACAACGCTTCCGACAAGTTTTTAAAAATTGTCGAAACCGTTGATTTGGAAAAAGTTTTGGCGCAACTTCCCGACTGTCGGAAAATCGCCACCACCGGCGGCAAAGCAACCGAAGTTTTGCTGGACATCATGCCGTCTGAAAACGGGCAAAGCGGCAAATCAGCCGCCCAAATGCCCAAAACCAACCAAACCATCGTTTATCCCTTCGGCGGTCGGGATTTGACCTTAACCCGCCTACCGTCCACTTCCCGTGCCTACCCCCTGAGCCTCGCCGCCAAAACCGCCGCCTATCGGGCGTTTTTTGAAGCAGCAGGTCTGGTGTGA
- a CDS encoding transposase — protein MMDTPFYFIGIDIAKLKFDVAVKKSAKVYQHHQFENHPKGFAALSEWLNSFSDKPLYIVMEATNVYHERLCEYLYTAGHSVVVINPKCAANFAKGLNLRSKTDKADAKLLARLAESYVHEFDLWQPKGNNEKALLRQLRHLEHLKTALTKEKVRLQMLLDEYAMVSSERLIAFLECEVKTVETHIHQLVKQDEQLKYNHRLLSSIPAIGKTTACWLLAILGDGTRFKNGRAAATYAGLTPMVRQSGTSVDKRVGISRIGQSDLRKILYMPAVSFCFGKYKDSIYSPFVQRLLERNKLAKKAVIVALMRKLVTIAQSILKYQQPFNEERYAKMCLDKA, from the coding sequence ATGATGGACACCCCATTTTATTTTATCGGCATCGATATTGCCAAGTTAAAGTTCGATGTCGCAGTCAAAAAATCCGCAAAAGTGTATCAACACCACCAGTTTGAGAACCATCCGAAAGGATTTGCTGCTCTGAGCGAATGGCTGAACAGCTTTTCGGATAAGCCGCTCTATATCGTGATGGAAGCGACAAACGTCTATCACGAAAGGTTGTGCGAATACTTATATACGGCCGGACATTCAGTAGTGGTGATTAATCCCAAATGTGCCGCCAACTTTGCCAAAGGTTTGAACTTACGTTCCAAAACCGACAAAGCGGATGCCAAATTACTTGCCCGCTTAGCCGAAAGCTACGTTCATGAATTTGATCTGTGGCAACCGAAAGGCAATAACGAAAAAGCCTTATTGCGCCAACTTCGCCATCTCGAACATTTAAAAACAGCGCTGACCAAAGAAAAAGTCCGGCTGCAGATGCTGTTGGACGAGTATGCAATGGTTTCGTCCGAACGTCTGATTGCTTTTCTTGAATGCGAAGTCAAAACTGTTGAAACACATATTCATCAGTTGGTGAAACAGGATGAGCAGTTGAAATACAACCATCGTCTGCTGAGCAGTATTCCCGCCATCGGCAAAACCACAGCCTGTTGGCTGCTCGCTATATTGGGCGACGGCACTCGGTTTAAAAACGGACGTGCTGCTGCGACCTACGCCGGACTGACCCCGATGGTCAGACAATCGGGAACGAGTGTAGATAAGCGGGTCGGTATCTCCCGTATCGGACAGAGTGATTTGAGGAAGATACTCTATATGCCGGCCGTGTCGTTTTGCTTTGGCAAATATAAGGACAGTATTTACAGCCCGTTTGTCCAACGCTTACTAGAGCGTAATAAACTGGCGAAAAAAGCCGTGATTGTGGCTCTGATGCGTAAACTCGTAACCATTGCCCAATCCATATTGAAATACCAACAACCCTTTAATGAAGAACGGTATGCGAAAATGTGTCTGGATAAGGCTTGA
- the tilS gene encoding tRNA lysidine(34) synthetase TilS, with protein MPSENVPDTHLCLETVAAAWLGRRPTHIEVGFSGGLDSVVLLHILVTLRQQYGFRVQAVHVHHGLNPAADDWAAFCRRCCEEWNVPLRVVRVQVNPERLGVEAAARAERYRAFAASDCTVLALAHHQNDQIETFLLAAARGGGIRALAAMPEWRALNSDIQIWRPLLPLSRNRLADYAAAHGLTYVEDDSNGDPAYLRNWLRHQALPAWRQRVAHIDRQILANVRALQDDLALLDELAEADWAQVCLGGRFSLAAWRQLSERRRRHLLHFLLQRHDIHVSRQYLHDFARVLSESESGSWTVGSKQMIAYRQILFIVPEHIGQSVTWADKPLTGRLKTLLQAQGFVLQPQRGGLSETVLNSDGMIRVPAAADKIPIHSGSKSVNKILQEARVLPPLRAYWPLIAATDGTCLAVANLRVRQDIQAENGWLPVWPQWQDYCGIK; from the coding sequence ATGCCGTCTGAAAATGTGCCGGACACACATCTTTGCTTGGAAACGGTCGCCGCCGCATGGCTCGGGCGGCGGCCGACGCATATCGAAGTCGGATTCAGCGGCGGCTTGGATTCAGTGGTGCTGCTGCACATTTTGGTTACGCTGCGGCAGCAATACGGTTTCCGTGTGCAGGCAGTACACGTTCATCACGGCCTGAATCCCGCCGCAGACGATTGGGCGGCATTTTGCCGCCGCTGCTGCGAAGAGTGGAACGTGCCGCTGCGGGTGGTGCGGGTGCAGGTCAATCCTGAACGCTTGGGCGTGGAAGCAGCGGCGAGAGCCGAGCGTTATCGGGCGTTTGCAGCGTCGGATTGTACCGTATTGGCGTTGGCGCACCATCAAAACGACCAAATCGAAACCTTTTTGCTGGCGGCGGCACGCGGCGGCGGCATTCGGGCGTTGGCAGCAATGCCCGAATGGCGGGCATTAAACAGCGATATTCAGATTTGGCGGCCGCTGTTGCCGCTTTCCCGCAACCGGTTGGCAGATTATGCAGCGGCACACGGTTTGACCTATGTTGAAGACGACAGCAACGGCGATCCCGCCTATCTGCGCAACTGGCTACGCCATCAGGCATTGCCCGCATGGCGGCAGCGGGTGGCGCATATCGACCGGCAGATTTTGGCAAATGTGCGGGCTTTGCAGGACGATTTGGCGTTGCTGGACGAACTGGCCGAAGCCGATTGGGCGCAAGTGTGTTTGGGCGGACGTTTTTCACTGGCAGCGTGGCGGCAGCTTTCCGAACGCCGCCGCCGCCATCTGCTGCACTTTCTGCTGCAGCGGCACGATATTCACGTTTCCCGACAATATCTGCATGATTTTGCACGGGTATTGTCAGAATCGGAAAGCGGCAGTTGGACGGTCGGCAGTAAGCAGATGATTGCCTACCGGCAAATCCTGTTTATCGTACCGGAACACATCGGGCAGAGCGTAACATGGGCAGACAAGCCGCTCACAGGCCGTCTGAAAACGCTGCTGCAGGCGCAGGGCTTTGTGTTGCAGCCGCAGCGTGGCGGACTGAGCGAAACGGTTTTAAATTCAGACGGCATGATTCGAGTTCCCGCCGCCGCCGATAAAATCCCGATTCATTCCGGCAGCAAAAGCGTGAACAAAATTTTGCAGGAAGCCCGTGTTTTGCCGCCGCTGCGGGCATATTGGCCGCTGATTGCCGCCACCGACGGCACTTGCCTTGCCGTTGCCAACCTGCGGGTTCGGCAAGACATTCAGGCAGAAAACGGCTGGCTTCCGGTATGGCCGCAATGGCAGGATTATTGCGGCATCAAATAA
- the mnmC gene encoding FAD-dependent 5-carboxymethylaminomethyl-2-thiouridine(34) oxidoreductase MnmC, producing the protein MKIYAWRNRPPLSELLNLIQTQPKPLHLVVCLPDKRRPEWPLPNHAAADLCRLKTALIEAQACLQFNSINYLPNVLPDVHFWLAPPECADRLHEHFGTHPLCWQTEALPQRPAATLKPWLRPSENRHTRPERVLVIGAGIAGASTARLLAEHGIAVCVLEAGEIAAAASGNRQGLLYAKISPHNTEQTELLLTGYGYTRRLLQQSLPQAKSWGGGGVLHLNYNEAERRRNQALGGQSHHAHLYRSVSAAEAADLAGFPRQTAFSDGLYWPQGVWLNPPAWIHSLLDHPLIKVYPNTPLTAVSRQNNMWHAATPTGHFSAGHIIYCTGAASPISPEANVAALPFRQIRGQTGVANATPFSQQLRCALSAEGYISPSWQGRHCYGATFILNSSDSRWLEQDEAANRATLAALNPELAADLFAHHPPAAAEGHAAVRCDSPDHLPTVGPIADAAALQTAYAKLALDKNYRLDTPCPYLPNAYINTAHGTRGLTTAPICAAALVAEILNLPNPLSQRLRTALHPNRHLIRAIIKGQR; encoded by the coding sequence ATGAAGATTTATGCTTGGCGCAACCGGCCGCCGCTATCCGAACTGCTGAACCTGATTCAGACGCAGCCCAAACCGCTGCATTTGGTGGTTTGCCTTCCCGACAAACGCCGCCCCGAATGGCCGTTGCCGAACCATGCCGCAGCGGATTTATGCCGTCTGAAAACCGCTTTAATCGAAGCGCAAGCCTGTTTGCAGTTTAACAGCATCAATTATTTGCCGAATGTGTTGCCCGATGTCCACTTCTGGCTTGCACCGCCCGAATGCGCCGACCGCCTCCACGAGCATTTCGGCACACACCCGCTTTGCTGGCAAACCGAAGCCTTGCCGCAACGCCCCGCCGCCACACTCAAACCGTGGCTGAGGCCGTCTGAAAACCGCCACACCCGCCCCGAACGGGTGTTGGTTATCGGCGCAGGCATTGCCGGTGCCAGCACCGCCCGACTGCTGGCGGAACACGGCATTGCCGTCTGCGTTTTGGAAGCGGGCGAAATTGCCGCCGCCGCTTCGGGCAACCGCCAAGGGCTGCTGTATGCCAAAATTTCGCCGCACAATACCGAACAAACCGAGCTGCTGCTCACAGGCTACGGCTACACCCGCCGCCTATTGCAGCAATCGCTACCGCAAGCCAAAAGCTGGGGCGGTGGCGGCGTATTGCACCTTAATTACAACGAAGCCGAACGCCGCCGCAATCAGGCACTCGGCGGCCAAAGCCACCACGCCCACCTCTACCGCAGCGTTTCCGCCGCCGAAGCCGCCGACCTTGCCGGTTTTCCCCGCCAAACCGCATTTTCAGACGGCCTCTACTGGCCGCAGGGCGTATGGCTGAACCCGCCCGCATGGATACACAGCCTGCTGGATCACCCGCTGATTAAAGTTTACCCAAACACGCCGCTGACCGCCGTCTCCCGCCAAAACAATATGTGGCACGCCGCCACACCGACCGGCCATTTCAGCGCCGGCCACATCATCTATTGCACCGGCGCTGCCAGCCCTATTTCGCCCGAAGCCAACGTCGCCGCCTTACCGTTCCGCCAAATCCGCGGGCAAACCGGCGTGGCAAACGCCACCCCGTTTTCACAACAGCTTCGCTGCGCACTCTCCGCCGAAGGCTACATCAGCCCAAGCTGGCAAGGCCGCCACTGCTACGGCGCAACCTTTATCCTCAACAGCAGCGACAGCCGTTGGCTGGAACAGGACGAAGCCGCCAACCGAGCCACCCTCGCCGCCCTCAACCCCGAACTGGCCGCCGATTTATTCGCACACCATCCGCCTGCCGCCGCCGAAGGCCACGCCGCCGTACGCTGCGACAGCCCCGACCACCTACCCACCGTCGGTCCGATCGCCGATGCCGCCGCCCTGCAAACCGCCTACGCCAAACTGGCGCTGGACAAAAACTACCGCCTCGACACCCCCTGCCCCTACCTGCCCAATGCCTACATCAACACTGCCCACGGCACACGGGGTCTGACCACCGCCCCCATCTGCGCCGCCGCCCTCGTTGCCGAAATCCTCAACCTACCCAACCCGCTCTCCCAACGCCTGCGCACCGCCCTCCACCCCAACCGCCACCTGATTCGGGCGATTATTAAAGGGCAACGGTGA
- the argS gene encoding arginine--tRNA ligase, translated as MNLHQTVACEIEQAFAVAGIGGEPVVLQPAKNADFGDFQINGVMGAAKKAKQNPRELAQKVAEALAGSAVIAQAEVAGPGFINLRLHADFLAAHIQTALNAPRCGVAASDTPKTVVIDYSSPNLAKEMHVGHLRSSIIGDSISRVLEFMGHKVIRQNHVGDWGTQFGMLVAYMVEQQQDNAAFELSDLEQFYRAAKVRFDESPEFADTAREYVVKLQGGDEQVLKLWKQFVEISLSHAQNVYDTLGLKLRPEDVAGESIYNDDLQPVVDELAALGLAVEDDGAKVVFLDEFKNKEGEPAAFIVQKKGGGFLYASTDLACVRYRVGRLKGERLLYVVDHRQALHFAQLFTASRKAGWLPQNVEAEFIGFGTMMGKDGKPFKTRSGDTVKLVDLLDEAVERATALVNSKNPDLAADQAAAIGKTVGIGAVKYADLSKNRTSDYVFDWDAMLSFEGNTAPYLQYAYTRVQSVFKKAGEWDTQAGLTLTEPLEKQLAVELLKFADVLNNVADTAYPHYLAAYLYQVATLFSRFYEACPILKAEGNARNTRLQLAKLTGETLKQGLELLGIDTLEMM; from the coding sequence ATGAATTTACACCAAACCGTCGCCTGCGAAATCGAGCAGGCGTTTGCTGTTGCCGGAATCGGCGGCGAGCCTGTGGTTTTGCAGCCTGCCAAAAATGCCGACTTTGGCGATTTCCAAATCAACGGCGTAATGGGTGCGGCGAAAAAAGCCAAGCAGAATCCGCGCGAGCTGGCGCAGAAAGTGGCCGAGGCATTGGCCGGTAGCGCCGTGATTGCGCAGGCGGAAGTGGCCGGCCCCGGCTTTATCAATCTGCGTCTGCACGCTGACTTTCTTGCCGCTCATATTCAGACGGCCTTAAATGCGCCGCGCTGCGGCGTTGCGGCAAGCGATACGCCGAAAACCGTGGTGATTGATTATTCGTCGCCCAATCTGGCCAAAGAAATGCACGTCGGCCATCTGCGTTCGAGCATTATCGGCGACAGCATTTCCCGTGTGTTGGAATTTATGGGACACAAAGTTATCCGCCAAAACCACGTCGGCGACTGGGGAACGCAGTTCGGTATGCTGGTAGCGTATATGGTCGAGCAGCAGCAGGACAATGCGGCGTTTGAGCTTTCCGATTTGGAACAGTTTTACCGTGCCGCCAAAGTGCGTTTTGACGAAAGCCCCGAATTTGCCGACACCGCCCGTGAATATGTGGTGAAACTGCAGGGCGGCGACGAGCAGGTGTTGAAACTGTGGAAACAGTTTGTCGAAATTTCCCTGAGCCATGCGCAAAATGTTTACGATACGCTGGGTTTGAAACTGCGCCCCGAAGATGTGGCGGGCGAGTCGATTTACAATGACGACTTGCAGCCGGTGGTGGACGAATTGGCCGCTCTTGGCTTGGCGGTGGAAGACGACGGTGCCAAAGTGGTGTTTTTGGACGAGTTTAAAAACAAAGAAGGCGAACCGGCGGCATTTATCGTGCAGAAAAAAGGCGGCGGCTTTCTCTATGCCTCCACCGACTTGGCGTGCGTGCGCTACCGTGTCGGCCGTCTGAAAGGCGAGCGGCTGCTGTATGTGGTCGATCACCGCCAAGCCCTGCACTTTGCCCAACTCTTCACCGCCTCCCGCAAAGCCGGCTGGCTGCCGCAAAACGTAGAAGCCGAATTTATCGGCTTCGGCACCATGATGGGCAAAGACGGCAAACCGTTTAAAACCCGCTCCGGCGATACCGTGAAACTGGTGGATTTGCTGGACGAAGCAGTCGAGCGTGCCACCGCTTTGGTAAACAGCAAAAACCCCGACTTGGCCGCAGACCAAGCCGCCGCCATCGGCAAAACCGTCGGCATCGGCGCAGTGAAATACGCCGACCTGAGCAAAAACCGCACCAGCGATTACGTGTTCGACTGGGACGCTATGCTCAGTTTCGAGGGCAACACCGCCCCTTACCTGCAATACGCCTACACCCGTGTGCAAAGCGTATTCAAAAAAGCCGGCGAATGGGATACGCAGGCCGGTTTGACCCTGACCGAGCCGCTGGAAAAACAGCTTGCGGTCGAACTCTTAAAATTTGCAGACGTATTAAACAACGTCGCCGACACCGCCTATCCGCACTATCTGGCCGCCTACCTCTACCAAGTCGCCACCCTGTTCAGCCGCTTCTACGAAGCCTGCCCGATTCTCAAAGCCGAAGGCAACGCCCGCAACACCCGCCTGCAACTGGCCAAACTGACCGGCGAAACCCTGAAACAGGGCTTGGAACTGCTGGGCATCGACACGTTGGAAATGATGTAA
- a CDS encoding phosphoribosylanthranilate isomerase, whose translation MGKIRSKICGITRPEDAQAAAAAGADAIGLVFYAKSKRAVTVEQAQQIVAALPPFVSVVALFVNETAEQIQATLAAVPVDVIQFHGDESDCFCRQFNRPYLKAVRVRNADDIRTAAAKFPHARAILFDAYHPEEYGGTGLSFDWTLLAQYRDKPWILAGGLTPGNVAQAIQISGAAAVDVSGGVEISGGIKDKAKIQAFIDACSDIGEYGENT comes from the coding sequence ATGGGCAAAATCCGAAGCAAAATCTGCGGCATTACCCGCCCCGAAGATGCACAGGCGGCCGCCGCCGCAGGCGCAGACGCAATCGGGCTGGTGTTTTACGCCAAAAGCAAACGGGCGGTAACGGTTGAACAGGCGCAGCAAATCGTTGCCGCCTTGCCGCCGTTTGTCAGCGTGGTTGCCCTGTTTGTCAATGAAACCGCCGAGCAGATTCAGGCAACGCTTGCCGCCGTGCCGGTGGACGTGATTCAGTTTCACGGCGATGAAAGCGACTGCTTTTGCCGACAGTTTAACCGTCCGTATCTCAAAGCCGTGCGGGTCAGAAATGCCGACGATATCCGCACCGCCGCCGCCAAATTTCCCCATGCACGGGCGATTCTGTTTGACGCTTACCACCCCGAAGAATACGGCGGCACAGGCCTGAGCTTCGATTGGACGTTGTTGGCGCAATATCGGGACAAACCGTGGATACTCGCCGGCGGCCTGACCCCCGGCAACGTGGCGCAGGCCATCCAAATCAGCGGCGCAGCAGCGGTGGACGTTTCCGGCGGCGTGGAAATCAGCGGCGGGATAAAAGATAAAGCGAAAATTCAGGCATTTATTGATGCCTGTTCGGATATTGGCGAATATGGTGAAAATACTTAA